In one Brevibacillus composti genomic region, the following are encoded:
- a CDS encoding CBS domain-containing protein: MAKVENRTLREIMTKNVETVTLKDNVYEVACKMRDWNVGVIPVVDEKEDVIGMITDRDIVIRGLAEKREGSAAVEQVMTRDVILGRPDMTVDEAAKIMAQHQIRRLPVVENGKLVGIVALGDMAVRQVHHDEASEALSQISEPLGNTH; encoded by the coding sequence ATGGCAAAAGTCGAAAACCGGACGCTGCGTGAAATCATGACCAAGAACGTAGAAACGGTAACGCTTAAAGATAACGTCTATGAAGTAGCTTGCAAAATGCGCGACTGGAACGTAGGGGTTATCCCCGTGGTAGACGAAAAAGAAGACGTGATCGGGATGATCACAGACCGTGACATCGTCATCCGCGGTCTGGCTGAAAAGCGGGAGGGATCGGCTGCCGTCGAGCAGGTGATGACGCGCGACGTGATCCTCGGCCGCCCGGACATGACCGTCGACGAGGCGGCCAAGATTATGGCCCAGCATCAAATCCGCCGTCTGCCTGTCGTCGAAAACGGGAAATTGGTCGGCATCGTGGCCCTTGGCGACATGGCCGTGCGGCAGGTGCACCACGATGAGGCCTCCGAAGCGCTCTCGCAAATCTCGGAGCCGCTGGGCAACACGCACTAA
- a CDS encoding putative holin-like toxin translates to MTVYEALSLMLTFGTLVLMLSTSKKK, encoded by the coding sequence ATGACAGTATATGAAGCACTAAGTCTGATGCTAACGTTCGGGACCTTAGTCTTGATGCTGTCAACCAGTAAAAAGAAATAA
- a CDS encoding YugN family protein has translation MVIKETGIGNKEVMLADLDHYMSDLGFVRGAWDYHHATYDYELKDKGNVYYLRIEANVTEGKLEDSHAVLKLEEPYMGKHLFPHGLDYDSPIPDSVVQTAKRKLQVLNEKLSNY, from the coding sequence ATGGTTATCAAGGAAACGGGAATCGGCAACAAGGAAGTCATGCTTGCCGATTTGGATCACTACATGAGTGACCTGGGATTCGTTCGCGGCGCGTGGGATTACCATCACGCTACATACGATTATGAATTAAAGGATAAAGGAAATGTGTATTATCTGCGAATTGAAGCCAATGTGACCGAAGGCAAGCTGGAAGACAGCCATGCCGTACTCAAATTGGAAGAGCCATACATGGGCAAGCATTTATTCCCTCATGGTCTGGATTACGACTCTCCGATTCCAGATTCCGTGGTGCAGACTGCCAAGCGCAAGCTGCAGGTATTGAACGAGAAGCTGTCTAATTACTAA
- the ftsW gene encoding putative lipid II flippase FtsW, whose product MKTRGVPDFLLLLLTALLVGFGITMVLSASSIFALTSFTVNGCKICGGDELYFVKRQAMWLLIGTVGMLITMNIPFSFYKRNFLLIAFISVLSLFLVLIPGIGTDIKGARSWFSFGPANLQPAEFAKLGLILYLAAIIAKKGDGFRELKRGLMPPLVITGIFFGLIVAQPDLGTAAILLGTAIVMMICGGARLSHLFLIGFPTTSLAVLGYVATKDHALNRLTSFLDPWSDPLNTGYHIKQSLIAIAHGGWSGTGFGKSIQKYLYLPEAHTDFIFAIISEELGFIGTTLFLLVYLLFLLRGIHICLRVNDTFASLAGIGIVSMIGIQALVNIGGVTSTIPLTGVTLPFISYGGSSLLVVLLSTGILLSVSREVSRQKVVEQGKKQVHAQR is encoded by the coding sequence ATGAAGACACGGGGGGTCCCTGACTTTTTGCTCTTGTTGTTGACCGCCCTCTTGGTGGGCTTCGGCATCACCATGGTCCTGAGCGCAAGTTCCATCTTCGCCTTAACCAGTTTTACGGTGAACGGCTGCAAAATTTGCGGCGGCGACGAGCTGTATTTCGTCAAAAGACAGGCGATGTGGCTGTTGATCGGAACAGTCGGAATGCTCATTACCATGAATATTCCCTTTTCCTTTTACAAACGAAATTTTCTCTTGATTGCGTTTATTAGCGTCCTCTCCCTTTTTCTGGTACTGATTCCCGGCATCGGGACGGACATCAAAGGGGCGCGCTCCTGGTTCAGCTTTGGCCCCGCCAATCTGCAGCCTGCCGAATTTGCGAAACTGGGTCTGATCCTCTACCTGGCCGCGATCATTGCCAAAAAGGGGGACGGTTTTCGCGAGTTGAAGCGAGGACTGATGCCGCCGCTCGTCATCACCGGCATCTTTTTTGGCTTGATTGTCGCCCAGCCCGATCTGGGGACGGCCGCCATTCTCCTAGGGACGGCCATCGTGATGATGATCTGCGGGGGGGCTCGCCTCAGCCATCTTTTCTTGATCGGCTTTCCCACGACATCCCTCGCCGTCCTCGGCTATGTCGCGACCAAGGACCACGCGCTTAACCGGTTGACTTCGTTTCTCGACCCCTGGAGCGATCCGTTGAATACGGGCTACCACATCAAGCAGTCGTTGATCGCCATCGCGCACGGAGGGTGGTCCGGCACCGGGTTTGGGAAGAGCATCCAAAAATATCTCTACCTGCCCGAAGCGCATACGGATTTTATTTTCGCCATCATTTCGGAGGAGCTGGGCTTTATTGGGACAACCCTCTTCCTGCTGGTCTATCTTCTGTTTTTATTGCGCGGCATCCATATCTGTCTGAGAGTGAACGACACCTTTGCCAGCCTGGCGGGGATCGGCATCGTCAGCATGATCGGCATCCAGGCGCTCGTCAATATCGGCGGGGTGACCTCCACGATTCCTTTGACAGGCGTGACGCTCCCGTTTATCAGCTACGGCGGTTCCTCCCTGCTGGTGGTCCTGCTATCCACGGGCATTTTGCTGAGCGTCTCGCGGGAAGTGAGCCGGCAAAAAGTGGTGGAACAAGGAAAAAAACAGGTGCACGCCCAGCGGTAA
- a CDS encoding Asp23/Gls24 family envelope stress response protein: MDDMRGEIRVADQVVAVIAGVAAAEIDGITVRTGGFYHDLAKKLGGSGKGVFVVVQEGAVSIEMRVSIKYGMPIHELCRQLQEKVKDCVETMTGLDVEAVHVHVDGIDM; the protein is encoded by the coding sequence ATGGATGACATGCGCGGTGAGATCAGGGTAGCGGATCAGGTCGTGGCCGTGATTGCGGGTGTCGCAGCGGCAGAAATAGACGGGATAACCGTGCGGACAGGCGGTTTTTACCATGATTTGGCGAAAAAACTGGGCGGCAGCGGAAAAGGTGTTTTCGTCGTCGTGCAGGAAGGTGCCGTCTCCATCGAAATGCGCGTCTCGATCAAGTACGGAATGCCGATACACGAGCTTTGCCGCCAGCTTCAGGAAAAGGTGAAGGACTGCGTGGAAACGATGACAGGCCTGGATGTCGAGGCGGTACATGTGCATGTGGACGGGATTGATATGTAA
- a CDS encoding thiamine pyrophosphate-binding protein yields MQVAQYFTEQLRIWGVRHIYGVAGDAILPWLDVLGKQEGIRYIACRHESAAAMMASAEAKLTGRPAVCTATSGPGTVNLLNGLADASADQVPVVAITGQVETQKLGGHYKQYIPQEDMLRPISLYTTTVAHPEAIGHVLHRAYVTAASHRGVAHIAIGKDIFSRSTTMPLVESLPRLISGTQPDRMEIELAAEMLSNAQRPVILLGNGSREHAASCLRLAESLGAAILLSLGAKGAVDEAHPLVVGGLGEGGSRAALAALEQADLLLILGASWFPRSFIPAGLRILQVDHKPTSIHAHPLLMSVIAELGDVLPHWLRRLENRAAPQGWRGQVEAWHADFWEETEQLVDQGPDDLIKPETLLRALSESVNEDAIMAIDTGEHTLWFNRAFRAKAHLPLFSGKWRTMGFGLPAAIAAKLNYPGRQVVAIVGDGGFQMTPAELMTAVECGLRFPLIVVNNKTLGLEEWKMTQSGLAPFGTRLQNPDFVKWADACGIKGKRVNAVQDLKGALQEALASNELYLLDIHCTLPTLTERKREIPFQAQASHVYNERKV; encoded by the coding sequence ATGCAGGTAGCCCAATACTTTACAGAGCAACTGAGAATCTGGGGAGTCAGACATATATACGGAGTGGCGGGGGATGCGATCCTGCCGTGGCTGGATGTGCTCGGCAAACAGGAGGGGATCCGCTACATCGCCTGCCGGCATGAATCTGCCGCCGCGATGATGGCGTCGGCCGAAGCGAAGCTGACGGGCCGTCCGGCTGTCTGTACGGCCACGAGCGGGCCGGGCACGGTGAATTTGCTCAATGGACTGGCGGATGCCTCCGCCGATCAGGTCCCCGTCGTGGCGATCACCGGTCAAGTCGAGACGCAGAAGCTGGGCGGGCATTACAAGCAGTATATCCCCCAGGAGGACATGCTCCGTCCCATCAGCCTGTATACGACGACAGTGGCGCATCCAGAGGCGATTGGCCATGTGCTTCACCGGGCCTATGTCACCGCCGCAAGCCATCGCGGCGTCGCGCACATCGCCATCGGCAAAGATATCTTTTCACGGTCCACGACCATGCCCTTGGTGGAGTCCCTGCCGCGTCTGATCAGCGGCACGCAGCCAGACCGGATGGAGATCGAGCTGGCGGCAGAGATGCTGAGCAATGCCCAAAGGCCGGTGATCCTGCTGGGCAACGGCAGCCGGGAACATGCCGCATCCTGCCTGCGGTTGGCAGAATCGCTCGGGGCGGCGATCCTTCTGTCCCTGGGGGCCAAAGGGGCGGTCGATGAAGCCCATCCCCTGGTCGTAGGGGGCTTGGGGGAAGGAGGGAGCAGAGCAGCACTGGCCGCGCTGGAGCAGGCCGACCTGCTGCTGATTCTCGGAGCGAGCTGGTTTCCGCGCTCTTTTATTCCGGCAGGCTTGCGGATTCTCCAAGTGGATCACAAACCCACTTCGATCCACGCTCATCCGTTGCTGATGTCCGTCATCGCAGAGCTCGGCGACGTCCTTCCCCACTGGCTGCGCCGATTGGAGAATCGGGCTGCTCCTCAGGGGTGGCGAGGGCAGGTCGAAGCGTGGCACGCGGACTTCTGGGAGGAGACGGAGCAGCTCGTGGATCAGGGGCCGGATGACTTGATTAAGCCGGAAACGCTGCTTCGCGCCCTGTCAGAGAGCGTGAATGAGGATGCCATCATGGCCATCGATACGGGAGAACACACTCTCTGGTTCAACCGCGCTTTTCGCGCGAAGGCGCACTTGCCGTTATTCTCGGGAAAGTGGAGAACGATGGGCTTTGGCCTCCCTGCCGCGATTGCGGCCAAGCTGAATTACCCAGGCAGACAAGTGGTCGCCATCGTGGGGGACGGCGGATTCCAGATGACTCCCGCAGAGCTGATGACGGCTGTGGAATGCGGCCTCCGCTTCCCGCTGATCGTGGTGAACAACAAGACGCTGGGCCTGGAGGAATGGAAGATGACCCAGAGCGGACTTGCGCCATTTGGCACCCGCCTTCAGAACCCCGACTTTGTCAAATGGGCGGACGCTTGCGGGATCAAGGGAAAACGCGTGAATGCGGTACAGGATCTCAAGGGTGCCCTGCAGGAAGCGCTGGCGTCGAATGAGCTCTATCTGCTCGACATTCACTGCACACTTCCGACATTAACGGAGAGAAAACGAGAAATCCCCTTTCAAGCCCAAGCATCCCATGTTTATAATGAAAGAAAAGTCTGA
- the sleB gene encoding spore cortex-lytic enzyme, with protein MNRPVKWLLALLAIVLLFTASVMIYPVRTDAFSKEEVRVGASGKDVREMQGRLKYLGFYTGKVDGQFSWRTYWALRNFQYEFGLKVDGILGPKTKLKLYNATTGYRPTAEELGVAPAPAPAPAAPRNKTYRSKGISENDLRLMANAVHGEARGEPYVGQVAVAAVILNRTRNPAFPNTPAGVIFEPRAFTAVADGQIWLTPNDTSRKAVRDALSGWDPTGGAIYYFNPDTATSAWIWTRPQIKRIGKHIFCR; from the coding sequence ATGAATCGGCCTGTTAAATGGCTGCTCGCCCTATTGGCTATCGTTCTGTTGTTTACAGCCTCTGTCATGATTTACCCCGTGCGCACGGACGCCTTCAGCAAAGAAGAAGTGCGCGTCGGCGCCAGCGGAAAAGACGTGAGGGAGATGCAGGGTCGCTTAAAATACCTCGGTTTCTACACCGGCAAGGTAGACGGTCAATTTTCCTGGCGCACCTATTGGGCCCTGCGCAATTTTCAGTATGAATTCGGCCTGAAAGTAGACGGCATCCTCGGCCCCAAGACCAAGCTGAAGCTCTATAACGCGACCACTGGATACCGGCCGACCGCAGAGGAACTGGGCGTCGCTCCTGCTCCTGCTCCCGCCCCGGCTGCGCCGCGAAACAAAACCTATCGCAGCAAGGGCATCTCGGAGAATGACCTGCGTCTGATGGCAAACGCCGTCCACGGCGAGGCGCGCGGAGAACCGTACGTCGGTCAAGTGGCCGTCGCTGCGGTCATTCTTAACCGCACCCGCAATCCTGCGTTTCCCAACACGCCGGCGGGCGTCATCTTTGAGCCGCGAGCCTTTACCGCTGTGGCGGACGGACAAATCTGGCTGACGCCCAATGATACATCCCGAAAGGCTGTCCGGGATGCGCTGAGCGGATGGGATCCGACAGGTGGCGCCATCTACTACTTCAACCCGGATACAGCTACCTCTGCCTGGATCTGGACGAGACCGCAGATCAAGCGCATCGGCAAACACATCTTTTGCCGCTAG
- the cax gene encoding calcium/proton exchanger: MNLRLFFTLVGASLLLAGYAHYFTENELFRFITSSLAIIFLAAWLGKATESVAHYAGDRVGGFLNATFGNAAELIIAFFLVKEGLFDMVKASITGAIIGNMLLVLGLSVLLGGLKYKEQTFNGQLAGHNASLMMLGIVALFIPAVFMQGLPPLEIERLSIVIAVLLILSYLLWLVFSMFTHRDFLSDIETHDSEASWSKGVSVLMLALSTFFVAVVSEWLVHSVHHVSEAFGWSELFVGAFVIAIIGNAAEHSAALLLAMKGRIGAAVEIAVGSSLQIALFVAPTLVLISLLMGRPMDIVFTAYELAAIGVATFITISITRDGATNWFEGVLLLVVYIILGTAFFFA; encoded by the coding sequence ATGAATCTGCGGCTCTTTTTTACGCTCGTCGGGGCCAGTCTGCTGCTCGCCGGATATGCCCACTATTTTACTGAGAATGAACTCTTCCGGTTTATCACTTCATCCTTGGCGATTATTTTTCTCGCCGCCTGGCTGGGAAAGGCGACGGAGAGTGTCGCCCATTATGCAGGCGACAGGGTCGGCGGTTTTCTCAACGCCACCTTTGGCAATGCGGCAGAGCTGATCATCGCGTTTTTCCTAGTGAAAGAAGGGCTGTTCGACATGGTGAAAGCCTCCATTACCGGCGCGATTATCGGAAATATGCTGCTGGTATTGGGATTGAGCGTTCTGTTGGGCGGCTTGAAATACAAAGAGCAGACGTTTAACGGCCAGCTGGCCGGTCATAACGCCTCGCTGATGATGCTGGGGATCGTCGCCTTGTTCATCCCCGCTGTGTTCATGCAGGGATTGCCGCCTCTGGAGATCGAAAGACTCAGCATCGTGATCGCAGTGCTCTTGATTCTCTCCTATCTCCTGTGGCTGGTCTTCTCCATGTTTACCCACCGCGACTTTTTGTCTGACATTGAAACCCATGACAGCGAAGCATCCTGGTCCAAGGGTGTGTCTGTCCTGATGCTGGCGTTGTCCACCTTCTTCGTGGCGGTCGTATCCGAATGGCTGGTCCACAGCGTCCACCACGTCTCCGAGGCATTCGGCTGGTCGGAGTTGTTCGTCGGGGCTTTTGTCATCGCCATCATCGGCAATGCTGCCGAGCACAGTGCAGCTCTGCTCTTGGCGATGAAAGGGCGGATCGGCGCGGCCGTCGAGATCGCGGTCGGCTCCAGCCTGCAAATCGCCCTGTTCGTCGCGCCCACGCTGGTGCTGATCAGCCTCTTGATGGGCCGGCCGATGGACATCGTGTTCACCGCCTACGAATTGGCCGCGATCGGGGTGGCGACGTTTATCACGATCTCGATTACCCGAGACGGCGCCACCAACTGGTTTGAAGGGGTTTTGCTGCTCGTCGTCTACATTATTTTGGGCACGGCCTTCTTCTTTGCCTGA
- a CDS encoding sodium-dependent transporter translates to MKQSEQWTTRLGFILAAAGSAIGLGAIWKFPYVVGTSGGGAFFLLFLLFTLAIGLPLLLGEFIIGRSTQREAVSAYRMIAPGTAWHWIGRLGVCTCFLLLSFYSVVGGWILSYIFLGASGQMKGQPYDQLFGNVIANPLGAVGAQLLFMLITIWVVARGVQAGIEAANKYLMPALFLLFLVLMVRSLTLDGALQGVSFFLMPDFSKLTGESILYAMGQSFFSLSVGVSVMVTYSSYLGKQENLVRSAGSIVGLNLLVSLFAGLAIFPAVFSLGLEPTAGPGLLFIMLPSVFEHIPFGSLFLLVFMVLFLFATLTSAFSMLEIIVASLSKGEARRRKRYSWIVGLLIFLLGIPSALSFGVWSEVTILGKSVFDAADFLVSNILMPVGAFLIAVFVPLRLKREMLMRELQVSTNWGRRAFAVWLLLLRYVAPFAIIIVFISSLGLL, encoded by the coding sequence ATGAAGCAATCTGAACAATGGACAACCCGGCTCGGCTTTATCCTGGCGGCAGCGGGATCCGCGATCGGCCTCGGGGCGATCTGGAAATTTCCCTATGTGGTCGGAACCAGCGGGGGCGGTGCATTTTTTCTTCTGTTCCTGCTCTTTACGCTCGCCATCGGCCTTCCGCTCCTGCTCGGCGAATTCATCATCGGGAGAAGCACGCAGCGGGAAGCCGTCTCTGCCTATCGGATGATCGCGCCGGGAACCGCCTGGCATTGGATCGGCCGACTGGGCGTCTGCACCTGCTTTTTGCTCTTGTCCTTTTACAGCGTGGTCGGCGGCTGGATTCTCAGCTATATTTTCCTTGGCGCCTCTGGACAGATGAAGGGACAGCCTTATGATCAGCTGTTTGGTAATGTCATCGCAAATCCGCTGGGAGCGGTCGGCGCGCAGCTGTTGTTTATGCTGATCACGATCTGGGTCGTGGCCCGCGGCGTACAGGCCGGAATCGAAGCGGCGAACAAATATTTGATGCCGGCCCTGTTCCTCCTGTTTCTCGTGCTGATGGTGCGCTCCCTCACGCTGGACGGCGCGCTGCAGGGCGTATCCTTTTTTCTCATGCCGGATTTCTCCAAGCTGACCGGCGAGTCGATTTTATATGCGATGGGGCAGTCCTTCTTTTCCCTCAGTGTCGGGGTCTCGGTCATGGTGACGTACAGCTCTTACCTCGGCAAACAGGAAAATCTGGTCCGCTCTGCAGGCTCCATCGTCGGGCTTAATCTGCTCGTCTCCTTGTTTGCCGGACTGGCGATCTTCCCGGCGGTCTTTTCCCTGGGATTGGAGCCGACGGCCGGGCCGGGCCTGCTGTTTATCATGCTGCCCTCCGTATTTGAGCACATTCCGTTTGGCAGCCTGTTCCTGCTGGTGTTTATGGTCCTGTTTTTGTTCGCCACACTGACCTCCGCCTTTTCGATGCTGGAGATCATCGTCGCCTCTCTGTCCAAAGGGGAGGCCCGCAGACGCAAACGGTATTCCTGGATCGTCGGGCTGCTGATCTTTCTCCTCGGGATTCCCTCTGCGCTCTCCTTCGGTGTCTGGTCAGAGGTGACGATCCTGGGAAAATCGGTCTTTGATGCGGCAGACTTTTTGGTCAGCAATATCCTGATGCCCGTCGGCGCTTTTCTGATCGCCGTCTTCGTCCCGCTCCGCTTAAAAAGAGAGATGCTCATGCGTGAACTGCAGGTCTCGACAAATTGGGGAAGGCGGGCATTCGCGGTATGGCTGCTGTTGCTCCGGTATGTCGCCCCATTCGCAATTATCATCGTATTTATCAGCTCGTTGGGCCTTTTATAG
- a CDS encoding YlaN family protein — translation MTETKIPDLEQKALELLRADADKIFKLIDVQMENLTMPQCPLYEEVLDTQMFGLSREVEFAVRLGLIEEEIGREIMGSLERKLADLHELYNQKK, via the coding sequence TTGACAGAGACCAAGATTCCCGATCTGGAGCAAAAGGCACTGGAATTGCTGCGAGCAGATGCGGACAAGATATTTAAATTAATCGATGTACAGATGGAAAACCTGACAATGCCGCAGTGTCCGCTTTATGAAGAGGTGCTGGACACTCAGATGTTCGGGCTGTCGCGCGAGGTGGAGTTCGCCGTCCGTTTGGGACTGATAGAAGAAGAGATCGGACGAGAGATCATGGGTTCGCTGGAGAGAAAGCTGGCTGATTTGCACGAACTCTACAATCAGAAGAAGTAA
- the glsA gene encoding glutaminase A, with translation MNFSDHTSIRQTLENVLEQSKSVAEKGEVASYIPELARREKDLLGVSVCLQDGTLLSAGDAHLPFTLQSISKIFSLMVALCEHGGDYVFRRVGKEPTGDPFNSIIKLETIKPHKPLNPMINAGAIAVAGMIPGATIEARLEKIMRLLRKMTGNADLRVNEKVYQSEKQTADRNRALAYFLKDSGILEGDVEETLDLYFRHCSIEVTTAEVARMAAVLAADGYDIRSGEQLFPREVARICKTFMVTCGMYNASGEFAIDVGIPAKSGVAGGIMAAVPQRMGIGVFGPALDDKGNSVAGVHLLQKLSQQWELSIF, from the coding sequence ATGAATTTCTCAGATCATACAAGCATCCGGCAAACTCTGGAGAATGTCTTGGAGCAATCCAAGAGTGTAGCGGAGAAGGGGGAGGTAGCATCCTACATCCCGGAGCTGGCCAGGCGGGAGAAGGACTTGCTCGGTGTAAGCGTCTGCCTCCAGGACGGCACGCTGCTGTCGGCAGGAGACGCCCATCTCCCTTTTACGCTGCAAAGCATCTCGAAAATCTTTTCGCTGATGGTAGCGCTGTGCGAGCACGGCGGCGACTACGTATTCCGGCGGGTAGGCAAGGAGCCGACGGGCGATCCGTTCAATTCGATTATCAAGCTGGAGACGATCAAGCCGCACAAGCCGCTCAATCCGATGATCAATGCGGGGGCGATTGCCGTCGCGGGCATGATTCCGGGAGCCACTATCGAGGCGCGGCTGGAAAAGATCATGCGATTGCTCCGCAAGATGACCGGCAACGCCGATTTGCGCGTCAATGAGAAGGTTTATCAGTCGGAGAAACAGACTGCAGACCGCAACAGGGCTCTCGCCTATTTTCTGAAGGACAGCGGCATTCTCGAAGGGGATGTGGAGGAGACGCTCGATTTGTATTTCCGGCATTGCTCCATCGAGGTGACCACGGCCGAGGTGGCCAGGATGGCTGCCGTCCTGGCTGCAGACGGCTACGACATCCGCAGCGGGGAGCAGCTGTTTCCTCGCGAGGTCGCCCGCATTTGCAAAACCTTCATGGTGACTTGCGGGATGTACAATGCCTCCGGGGAATTCGCGATCGATGTCGGCATCCCGGCGAAAAGCGGAGTGGCTGGCGGGATCATGGCGGCCGTGCCGCAGCGTATGGGGATCGGCGTATTTGGCCCTGCACTGGATGACAAGGGAAACTCGGTAGCCGGCGTCCATTTGCTGCAAAAGCTATCGCAGCAATGGGAGCTTAGTATTTTTTAG
- a CDS encoding molybdopterin-binding protein encodes MAEVIVFKGAVSFPITLDPSVWIFDDRKFDLSTYQGETGDGDGNAQKYLQGTGAQWDKELREGAALPSERKGLIQERKALEGDYAIRMEPFIENAAPLPEATHVRIHREEGEPILLPIQEARRAILQFSKDGKPIRTDGPAYFYLPEMFLAGEAPIKGIYAFEFVAEEK; translated from the coding sequence ATGGCAGAGGTAATCGTGTTCAAGGGAGCTGTCTCTTTTCCCATCACCCTTGATCCGAGCGTATGGATTTTTGATGACCGCAAGTTCGATCTGAGCACCTATCAGGGAGAAACGGGCGATGGCGATGGCAATGCGCAAAAGTATCTCCAAGGCACAGGCGCACAGTGGGATAAAGAATTGCGGGAAGGAGCAGCCCTGCCGTCTGAGCGCAAAGGCCTGATCCAGGAGAGAAAGGCGCTGGAAGGCGATTACGCGATTCGCATGGAGCCCTTTATTGAAAATGCCGCCCCGCTCCCCGAAGCGACCCATGTGCGCATCCATCGGGAAGAAGGCGAGCCGATCCTCCTGCCGATCCAGGAAGCCAGACGAGCCATCCTGCAATTTTCCAAGGACGGCAAGCCGATCCGGACGGACGGGCCGGCATACTTCTACCTGCCGGAGATGTTCCTCGCAGGCGAAGCTCCAATCAAGGGGATTTACGCCTTCGAATTCGTAGCGGAAGAAAAATAA
- the sda gene encoding sporulation histidine kinase inhibitor Sda, protein MGSGKGMEVTHSVKYLTDQLLIEVYHRAVDLQLDPDFIELLNTEIERRNIRLAQVVSA, encoded by the coding sequence ATGGGTTCAGGTAAAGGGATGGAGGTGACACACAGCGTGAAATACTTAACTGACCAACTGTTGATCGAAGTATATCATCGTGCAGTCGACCTTCAACTGGATCCGGATTTTATTGAATTGCTCAACACAGAGATAGAAAGAAGAAACATCAGACTCGCGCAAGTGGTCAGCGCGTAA
- a CDS encoding ornithine--oxo-acid transaminase, protein MNKTKQVIDQTEKFGAHNYHPLPIVIAKAEGVWVEDPEGNKYLDMLSAYSALNQGHRHPRIIQALKDQADKVTLTSRAFYNDRLGEFYEKLAALTGKDMILPMNTGAEAVETALKAVRRWAYDVKKVPEDQAEIIVCTGNFHGRTVTITSFSSDPGYKRGFGPFTPGFKLIPYGDIEALKQAITPNTAAFMLEPIQGEAGIIIPPAGFLKQAAELCKENNVLLVCDEIQTGFGRTGKMFAADWEDVKPDMYIMGKALGGGVFPISAVAANREVLGVFEPGSHGSTFGGNPLGCAVAIAAMDVLTDEKLVERSSELGEYFIGKLREIQNPLIKEVRGRGLFIGLELHGAARPYCEKLKELGLLCKETHETTIRFAPPLVISKEDLDWAIERIKQVLEVKETANA, encoded by the coding sequence ATGAACAAAACCAAACAGGTAATTGACCAGACGGAAAAATTCGGTGCCCATAACTACCATCCGCTTCCGATCGTCATCGCGAAAGCAGAGGGGGTATGGGTAGAGGATCCGGAAGGAAACAAATATCTCGATATGCTGAGCGCCTATTCCGCATTGAACCAGGGCCATCGTCACCCGCGGATCATCCAGGCGCTGAAAGATCAGGCGGATAAAGTCACGCTGACCTCTCGCGCTTTCTACAATGACCGCCTGGGCGAATTTTATGAAAAACTGGCCGCACTAACCGGCAAAGATATGATCCTTCCGATGAATACGGGAGCAGAAGCAGTGGAAACCGCGCTGAAGGCCGTTCGCCGCTGGGCGTATGACGTGAAAAAAGTGCCGGAGGATCAGGCGGAAATTATCGTCTGTACCGGCAATTTCCACGGGCGCACGGTAACGATCACCTCGTTCTCGTCCGATCCTGGCTACAAGCGGGGCTTCGGTCCGTTCACCCCGGGCTTCAAGCTGATTCCCTACGGCGACATCGAGGCATTGAAACAGGCGATCACGCCTAACACGGCTGCCTTTATGCTGGAGCCGATCCAGGGCGAAGCGGGCATCATCATCCCGCCTGCAGGCTTCTTGAAACAGGCTGCGGAGCTGTGCAAAGAAAACAACGTTCTGCTCGTATGCGATGAGATCCAGACGGGTTTTGGCCGCACGGGCAAAATGTTTGCCGCCGATTGGGAAGACGTAAAGCCGGACATGTACATCATGGGGAAAGCGCTGGGCGGCGGGGTATTCCCGATCTCGGCTGTCGCAGCCAACCGCGAAGTGCTCGGCGTGTTCGAGCCAGGCTCCCACGGTTCCACCTTTGGCGGCAATCCGCTCGGTTGCGCCGTAGCCATTGCGGCGATGGACGTTCTCACGGATGAAAAGCTGGTAGAGCGGTCCAGCGAGCTGGGCGAGTACTTTATCGGCAAGCTGCGGGAGATTCAAAACCCGCTGATCAAAGAAGTGCGCGGACGCGGGCTCTTTATCGGGCTGGAGCTGCATGGCGCGGCGCGTCCTTACTGCGAAAAACTGAAAGAGCTGGGACTTCTCTGCAAAGAAACGCATGAGACGACCATTCGCTTCGCCCCTCCGCTGGTGATCAGCAAAGAGGATCTGGATTGGGCGATCGAGCGGATCAAGCAGGTCCTGGAAGTAAAAGAGACAGCAAACGCGTAA